In the Tetrapisispora phaffii CBS 4417 chromosome 7, complete genome genome, one interval contains:
- the COA6 gene encoding Coa6p (similar to Saccharomyces cerevisiae YMR244C-A; ancestral locus Anc_8.795), producing MGWLFGDNRKKVNTRQEREKCWESRDLFFGCLDKNNILDVRTEKNSKLAKSACSAELKGFENNCSNSWIKYFKEKRVVDFKKKKIEQEMIENNIQPLNLSPQQYNSMQKK from the coding sequence ATGGGTTGGTTATTTGGCGATAACCGAAAGAAAGTCAATACTAGACAAGAAAGAGAGAAATGCTGGGAATCTAgagatttattttttggttgtttagataaaaataatattctcGATGTGAGAACTGAGAAAAACTCTAAACTCGCTAAATCGGCTTGTTCAGCTGAGTTGAAAggttttgaaaataattgcTCCAATAGTTggattaaatatttcaaagaGAAAAGAGTTGTAGACttcaaaaagaagaaaatcgAACAAGAAATGATAGAAAATAACATCCAGCCACTAAATTTATCACCACAACAATACAATTCaatgcaaaaaaaataa
- the TPHA0G01110 gene encoding uncharacterized protein (similar to Saccharomyces cerevisiae YMR244W; ancestral locus Anc_8.793) — protein MVLSRISFISLISFINFARGSPLPEADSHHKHDHVDRRGGTCAFPSEEGMVAVQTSGTNAGWAMHYDQQCSYGSWCPYACKPGQLMAQWDPEVTSYTYPGSQYGGLYCDDNGVLQKPFPEKDYCYDGKGTFIAKNQAGSDVAFCQTVLPGNEEMLIPTLVGSNSDSVLAVPGTDYWASTASHFYVNPPGVSVDDGCKWGSTANPWGNWAPYVAGANMDDNQNTFVKIGWNPVYLEDTSPFKNVKPSYGVRITCDDPSQCEGLPCSIDPSSQDINAVNSTQSADGAGGGAFCVVTAKNGAKANIEVFEV, from the coding sequence ATGGTGCTATCTAGAATTAGTTTTATCAGTTTGATTTCCTTTATCAACTTTGCTAGAGGTTCTCCATTACCTGAAGCCGATTCCCACCACAAGCACGACCATGTTGATAGACGTGGTGGTACTTGTGCCTTCCCTTCCGAGGAAGGTATGGTGGCCGTTCAAACGAGCGGTACCAATGCTGGCTGGGCTATGCATTACGACCAACAATGTTCCTACGGTTCCTGGTGTCCATATGCATGTAAGCCAGGTCAGTTGATGGCCCAATGGGACCCAGAGGTTACTTCTTACACATACCCTGGCTCTCAATATGGTGGTTTATACTGTGACGATAATGGTGTTTTACAAAAGCCATTCCCTGAGAAAGATTACTGTTACGACGGTAAAGGTACATTCATCGCCAAAAATCAAGCTGGCAGCGACGTCGCTTTTTGTCAGACGGTTCTACCCGGTAACGAAGAAATGCTGATTCCAACCTTAGTTGGCAGCAACTCCGACTCCGTTCTTGCTGTCCCGGGTACAGATTACTGGGCTTCCACTGCATCTCATTTCTACGTCAACCCACCAGGTGTCAGCGTCGACGATGGTTGTAAGTGGGGCAGTACCGCTAACCCATGGGGTAACTGGGCTCCTTATGTTGCTGGTGCCAACATGGATGACAACCAGAACACTTTTGTCAAGATCGGCTGGAATCCTGTCTACTTGGAGGACACTTCTCCATTCAAGAACGTCAAGCCTTCATATGGTGTGAGAATCACTTGTGATGACCCATCCCAGTGTGAAGGTTTACCATGTTCAATCGACCCAAGTTCTCAAGATATCAATGCTGTGAACTCCACACAATCTGCCGATGGCGCTGGAGGCGGTGCATTCTGTGTCGTCACTGCCAAGAATGGTGCTAAAGCAAACATCGAAGTTTTCGaagtttaa